A genomic window from Anthocerotibacter panamensis C109 includes:
- a CDS encoding response regulator, which translates to MNILLVEDDHLLARGTARLLQRLGGHHVYITMEPEVIFHHCAAGEVDLVIMDINLSGVYWQGQAVDGVDISRQLKERYHHLPILLVTAYALRTEQQSLLLNSQADGYFAKPITDYKSFLTTIAQLCQRSP; encoded by the coding sequence TTGAATATCCTGTTAGTAGAAGACGACCACCTCCTCGCAAGGGGAACGGCCAGACTCCTACAGCGTCTAGGTGGTCATCACGTCTACATCACCATGGAACCGGAGGTTATTTTCCACCATTGTGCTGCCGGAGAGGTAGATTTAGTCATTATGGATATCAACCTTTCTGGAGTCTATTGGCAAGGGCAGGCTGTGGATGGGGTGGACATCTCGCGTCAACTGAAGGAGCGCTATCATCATCTTCCTATTTTGCTGGTGACCGCCTATGCCCTGCGCACCGAGCAGCAGAGCCTTTTACTTAATTCTCAAGCCGATGGCTATTTCGCCAAACCCATCACGGACTACAAATCGTTTTTAACTACCATTGCACAACTTTGTCAAAGGAGCCCCTAA